A genomic stretch from Larus michahellis chromosome 7, bLarMic1.1, whole genome shotgun sequence includes:
- the CLK1 gene encoding dual specificity protein kinase CLK1 isoform X3: MLEWFEYYGHVCIVFELLGLSTYDFIKENGFQPFRLEHIRQMAYQICKSVNFLHLNKLTHTDLKPENILFVTSDYVEEYNPKLKCDERTLKNPDIKVVDFGSATYDDEYHSTLVSTRHYRAPEVILALGWSQPCDVWSIGCILIEYYLGFTVFPTHDSKEHLAMMERILGPLPDHMIKKTRKRKYFIKDRLKWDEHSSAGRYVSRRCKPLKEFMTCHDSDHENLFDLIQKMLEYDPAKRITLEEALKHPFFFPLRGQKRALSPVAEQADAGVSPPKKQKHKKC; encoded by the exons ATGTTGGAATGGTTTGAGTACTATGGACACGTCTGCATTGTTTTtgagctgctggggctcagcacctATGACTTCATTAAAGAGAACGGCTTCCAGCCATTCAGGCTGGAGCACATTAGGCAGATGGCATATCAGATCTGCAAATCTGTGAACT TTTTGCATTTGAACAAGTTGACACATACGGATCTGAAAccggaaaatattttatttgtgacATCTGACTATGTCGAAGAGTATAACCCCAAACTG AAATGTGACGAACGCACACTGAAAAATCCAGACATCAAAGTTGTGGACTTTGGGAGCGCAACGTATGATGATGAGTATCATAGCACTTTGGTGTCTACGAGACATTACAGAGCTCCTGAAGTTATCCTAG CACTAGGATGGTCGCAACCATGTGATGTCTGGAGCATAGGATGTATTCTCATAGAGTACTACCTTGGATTCACAGTATTTCCG ACCCATGACAGCAAAGAACACCTGGCAATGATGGAGCGAATACTGGGGCCTTTGCCAGATCACATGATAAAGAAAACCAG GAAAcgcaaatatttcattaaagacCGTCTGAAATGGGATGAACACAGTTCTGCCGGTAGATACGTCTCAAGGCGCTGTAAGCCACTGAAG GAATTCATGACCTGCCATGACTCTGACCACGAGAACCTCTTTGACCTCATTCAGAAGATGCTGGAGTATGACCCAGCCAAGCGCATTACTCTGGAAGAGGCACTGAAACACCCATTCTTCTTCCCACTGAGAGGGCAAAAAAGGGCACTGTCCCCTGTAGCTGAGCAGGCTGATGCAGGTGTCAGTccaccaaagaaacagaaacataaaaagtGTTAA